The Megalobrama amblycephala isolate DHTTF-2021 linkage group LG1, ASM1881202v1, whole genome shotgun sequence genome segment AGTCACTGGCttttttattactgtttacttTAAAAAGCACTATTTAGGCCCATGTGTAGTTAGTTAGCATATCAAAGTTGTTTATTGTCATATATACGTGTTTCACATATGAAGTACAGtagaaattttatttgaatgtttctcCACAGACTATAGACAACATAGAATAAAGTAGACAGTGTTGCTATGTgcaaaaatagaataaaaatgtgcataaagaAATTGGTAAAAGATCAGGTTGTATCAGTGTATGGTCCAGTGCTGTTATTGATATTATTACACATTAATGTTGTTGTGTGTTGAACATGTTTACAGCACTGGGGTAGAAATTTCTGAATCTAGTAGCACGGGTTCAAATGGTTCTGAATTTACGGATACAAAGGGGCAGAACATTTCCAGAATTTCTGGAAACTTTTGAGAAATTTTGGAAAGTTTCTGGAAAGTTTCCGCCTCTTTGCATCCCTCCCTGAATGGTcctaaattattttattaaacaaggattaattaaatggatcaaaagttacatttataatgttaaaaattattttcttgaacttttttttcttttttaaacttCATTTAGCAGCATAATTTCCAACAAATAATAAGATAGAAAtgaattacagaaataaaatacattttgagatatattaaaatagaaaagttattttaaattgtcatactgtttttactatatttttggtgagcataagaaagttctttcaaaaactttacCAACCCTTTAAAATATCTCTTAACACTCTCAAGATGTTTCAGTAACAACAAAattgacataattttttgtCATTCCAGTATATTATCCCAGCTGATCGTCTGTGTTGCTAACTCAACATATATTTCTCTCCATCAGGATGGAGACATCTTGGCCTCCAGCTTTCCTGTTGACACTCAAGTTGCGTACATCCTGAGTTTAGGAGTCGTGAAAGAGTTTCGAAAACATGGAGTAGGTGAGAGGTGACGTTTGTGTGCTGTTGTGTAACGTCTGCCATGACATATGCTTCCCCTCATAAAACTTGAACTGTATTCAAACAGTTTGTAAAGTCACTcatatctctttctctctctctgcaggcTCTTTGTTGCTGGACAGTTTAAAGGAGCACATCTCCACCATGGCACAGGACCATTGTAAAGCCATCTACCTGCATGTGCTCACCACCAATAACACTGCCATTCACTTTTATGAGAACAGAGACTTTAAACAGCACCACTATTTACCGTATTATTACTCTATACGAGGAGTGCTGAAGGATGGCTTCACCTATGTCCTTTACATCAATGGTGGACATCCTCCATGGACTATCTTATATCCTTTTCTTTATCTCACGAATTTGTGTTCTTGTGTTGCATTTGTCTATGAGTGGGAATATTTAAGGCATTTGGTAATTAGAGCTGCATGTATGTTAATGGGTGATAAAATTTATTAATGATACCAAATCATTTTACCCAATTTGTATTAATGGTATTTTTACATGCACCTTTACAAGTGTTTGTTCCCAATATTGTTTGCCCATACACAGCTTTTCTTAGCAAAATTGTAAAAAGTTAGCATGTTTCAATAGTGCATATGTACTGACAGTGTAGTAAATTCTTCTATTATTTACTggactactgttcaaaagtttggggtcagaatttctttttttttaaggaatttaacacttttattcaacaaggatacATTACATTGACAGTGCAGAAGTGTTCcaaaatttttttgaaaataaatgctgtccttTTGACAAATATAttgcagtttccacaaaaatattaagcagcacaactgttttcaacattgataataataacaaatgtttcttgagcagcaaatcattgTATCAGAGTGATTtacgaaggatcatgtgacactgaagactggggtaatgatgctgaaaattcagcgttgacgtcacaggaataaattacattttaaaatgtattaaaatagaaaatggttattttaaattgtaataacatttcacaatattactgttcttactgtatttttgatcaaataaatgcagccttggtgagcataagagacttctttcaaaaacattgaaatctTACCAatgccaaacttttgaacagtattgtaTATTCTCAATTGTCTAACAGTTGGGTAATAATGTAACCTCCAAAAAACACAACATAGTTAACTTGATATACTAGTTTAATGAATTTTAACTGTAAATGACTGGTGGAAAAAGTGTTCCTTGACTCGCGCAGCACTGATTATATTCATCATATAGGTTCGGCACTGGCCAGTCTGAGCCCCTGCTCTATTCCCCAGAGAATTTACCGGCAAGCACAGAATCTCCTGCGCAGCTTTCTGCCGTGGTCGGGCATCTCTTCCAAGAGCGGCATTGAGTACAGCAGAACCATGTGAGGATTGTGAGGTCAGAACAGTGCAGGGTAAGCCTGACTCATCCACCTCTCATGAGATCACCTCTTTCCACTCGTAAATGTATCATTCATTTTCTTCTAAGCAATAATTATGTCTTGTTTATCAGGTGGAAGAGATTGATTTGTTTGGGTCACATCAGATGCCGGGGTTGCTGAAGACCGATATCTGCTCTCTCTGGTCTGGAGCGGTGTATTATACttgtacattttatatacatacTTTAATATATGCATTGTCATTAGTAGATTGCCCTTTTAATATAAACTCTCCTCTTCATGCCTGTAATTCTGCTGCTGTGTAGAAATATTCTATTGTTTCTCcagatttttaatataaatagatttttttatttgtgccTGTTCTATATAGATGATTTTAGGATTTGATGGTAGAGGAATGCATAATTTTTCATTTAGTCATTTTCATCCATGTCAAGctcttgtgttttgtttgtgcaGGAAACACTAAGCATGTATTTCAGCCCCCagttttaagtttaatttttttttttttaaataacatttgcaCAGAGGCAATGAATGTAGTGTTGCTGTGAAGGGAAAATAGGCCACAGTTAAAGAAAACCCTCCATCTCACCAAATGTGTATTGTTAATGTCAAATGCAAATGTGAAAACCTATTTTAAATTAAGATCTTCTTAATTTAGCTAGAGTATTACATCCTGCCATTCCTTGCAATGTACTTTGTTCTTTTAAAGGGGGAAATGAATGTAGTGGGGGAGACATGTTTGAATTTGGGTATATTGCTGTGAATCAGGGatttacacacaaaataaacatatttgagAAAAATGATGCTGTGTTACACAAATTACAATATCAAAGATGGTATTTTTGTGTTTGACCATCCATTCATGATGTCTTTGTTGAAACACACCAATGTATCTGTGAAGGACGTTCACAGAGAAGCATTTCAAAGTGTACTATCATATGTTATTGGCCTTTTGCATTTTTCCATGTCCTGATCTGTATAAACACTTTTGTTTGAAGACAAAATAGTATGTACGGATAGCTGTTTTTAACAAGTTATCAATATAGGTAATGGAACCACTATCACCTTGTGCTTTTGAGTGTGAAATTGTGTGTAAATCTACAATTCTTCTCTAGTCTGTTTTTAACAGGTTGCATTCTTGTGAATTGgtacattgttttacatttcattgtatgacattttcattttgtggATAGTAAGAATTAAAATAGGGGAAATGTCTTATACTCTTACAGTTAAAATACATTCTAACCCTAAGATGGTAAATGTGTAGGTGAAATGAAATTTTACCAATTATCAGTCAACATTTGactaatatttagtcaaaaaagttaatcaaagttgtcctaagaagaaggttttaggacaactttgattaaaggttttgagccacttcaaatgttgactactattgTCAAGCACCCTCTAGTGTTCACTGAGAGGATTGTAGACCAGAGGAGATTTTTTTAATTCGTACACAActtaaattaagtttatttgttgtattgttatCCATTTGCATCCCTCCCTTTGTCTATTCTTCCTTTAAGACTTGAGCCATGCATTAAGAGCATTTTGAGATGACCTACAGGTAAGAgcgaaataataataaaaaaagattgtGCAACTATTTGTTTTGAATGTTCATTTATGTTTACGTTTCAGCCTCGGAATATTTGAAGTTTTACGGTAATTGTC includes the following:
- the nat15 gene encoding N-alpha-acetyltransferase 60; this translates as MTDVVPTTALSEIKLRLLCHDDIERIKVLCGEWFPIEYPDSWYHDITSNKKFFSLAATYRGGIVGMIVAEIKSRTKVHKEDGDILASSFPVDTQVAYILSLGVVKEFRKHGVGSLLLDSLKEHISTMAQDHCKAIYLHVLTTNNTAIHFYENRDFKQHHYLPYYYSIRGVLKDGFTYVLYINGGHPPWTIFDYIHHIGSALASLSPCSIPQRIYRQAQNLLRSFLPWSGISSKSGIEYSRTM